TTGATGGAATTAAATGTTTTTTTTATTGATTTTTAGAATCAATTAAGGTTAATGAAAGGTTAATGATTAAAAATATTCAATTATGAATAAGATTAATATTATTTTTAATTCATCAAATCTAAATATTAACTTATGAAAAAAACATTTTTATTTTTCTTCTCCGTATTGCTTATGTCATTGAGTTCCATGAAAGGGCAGACGGATTATGTTATCTGTATTGATAACGGATCTACCATCAGTGATAGCCGTTTTAAGGAAATGAAACTTACCGCTGTTAAATTAATTGAACGTCTTATGGCTTGTAATTCAAAGAACAGATATGCTGTGGTTCATTATGGTGCAGGTTTTAATAGCGGGCCAAGCTTGGGGCTTATTCCTAGAATATATATTGAAAGTGATTTTACTAATTCTACATTTCCAGACCCCTATGTTACGAGAAGGCTTAATTATGGCCAGCATCTGCATGAGGCTTTAGGATTAATAGGAAATGCACTAGACGGTAGTTATAACCCGGAAATTGTAAGTCCACAGACTTCTTTACATAAAAATGGAAGTTCCAAATTTGTCGTTGTAGTTATTACAGATGGCGCCAGAAATAGCGGTGATCTTTCTACAGGCTCCTACCTGGTAAATTATTATGACACAGGATTGAATGATCCGGGGGCTTTTAAAAATGTTACAGATTTTAAAATCGATAGACAAGCTAAAATTGCCATGATCCATATGAGTCCCAATGGCTCATCTACGGCTGCGGGAGCTTCTATTACAAGTGTAGGAGGATCTTATACTGGAGTAGTGGAGAATAATACGAATGATCCTGATTACGGTATATTACCAAGACTTTATTATCCCAGGAATTACTCTTTTATTTTTGATTCAGTTTCAGAGATGCCTCAATTTAATGAGCTGGTTAATAATATTTGTAGCGGACCAATGTCATATGGAGGAACTCTTAAATTTTTCTATGAATTTTCTGCCTGCAGTATGCCACTTGATTTTAATATTCAAGGCGAGTTCACTCTCCCTCCGGGATCT
The Chryseobacterium sp. W4I1 DNA segment above includes these coding regions:
- a CDS encoding T9SS type A sorting domain-containing protein; protein product: MKKTFLFFFSVLLMSLSSMKGQTDYVICIDNGSTISDSRFKEMKLTAVKLIERLMACNSKNRYAVVHYGAGFNSGPSLGLIPRIYIESDFTNSTFPDPYVTRRLNYGQHLHEALGLIGNALDGSYNPEIVSPQTSLHKNGSSKFVVVVITDGARNSGDLSTGSYLVNYYDTGLNDPGAFKNVTDFKIDRQAKIAMIHMSPNGSSTAAGASITSVGGSYTGVVENNTNDPDYGILPRLYYPRNYSFIFDSVSEMPQFNELVNNICSGPMSYGGTLKFFYEFSACSMPLDFNIQGEFTLPPGSTLLNNKLVVRDISTGIDYGISTTASVAGNHINYHFYPSDINIPPGSTSKYKFIMTIQHSIPGGGSTEAISWNNYPFFPYDLDLSGFCTRNASEVSQGALKLTPNPTDGAFKAILDKEIGSGKLEILDLNGNTLFIKTIKGKIFDADLKTQRQGIYIVKVTSDKNEIFTGKIIKK